The following coding sequences are from one Mytilus trossulus isolate FHL-02 chromosome 8, PNRI_Mtr1.1.1.hap1, whole genome shotgun sequence window:
- the LOC134727696 gene encoding uncharacterized protein LOC134727696 — MATPVTSASIRKAQIPISCHFCNGNKIKWKCEECDIMMCNSCKDNIHERIKSTKDHEVLSFDNVGEDTSASTGVSSEVISSIFNSYTTTVPVHNLLCTDDDIVYILANIPTQEKLIKVKMLKASIRTLMSLDEPIFDIALNKKGNVVFTNVSRVPDSPIRMLLPSGEIKTVLDPKPMRLLALHLNEDNELICGLREEGCPFPIHDFSVRQVVVFGSDYRKKNTFEFDVKRKRLFAYPSRIRTNSQNIIYILDWTDSNHNGKIVAIDRSGFLKFTYYGPNSFEFFRPTSMVVTPSDNIVLCDKENDALLALNSRGTLVAIQIVHEMNIRDPCALCIDSEGFLLIGCVESGNESGKIHAVKMTEKLF; from the coding sequence ATGGCGACACCAGTGACATCTGCAAGTATAAGAAAGGCACAGATACCAATTtcttgtcatttttgtaacggaaacaaaatcaaatggaaaTGCGAGGAGTGCGATATAATGATGTGTAATTCTTGTAAGGATAACATCCATGAAAGAATTAAATCAACAAAGGATCATGAAGTGTTATCCTTTGACAATGTTGGTGAGGATACATCTGCTTCCACGGGGGTTTCATCTGAAGTCATTTCATCAATTTTCAATTCTTATACAACTACTGTACCAGTACATAACTTGTTATGCACAGATGATGACATTGTGTACATTCTTGCAAACATTCCAACACAAGAAAAACTTATTAAGGTGAAAATGCTGAAAGCTTCAATTCGAACATTGATGTCCCTTGATGAACCTATATTTGACATTGCCTTAAACAAAAAAGGGAATGTTGTTTTTACTAACGTGTCTCGTGTACCTGATAGTCCCATACGCATGTTATTACCGTCTGGAgaaattaaaactgttttagATCCTAAACCGATGCGGTTACTTGCTTTACACTTAAACGAGGACAACGAACTGATATGTGGTTTACGTGAAGAAGGTTGTCCATTCCCAATACATGATTTCTCCGTGCGGCAAGTTGTTGTTTTTGGAAGCGATTAcaggaaaaaaaatactttcgaATTCGACGTAAAGAGAAAAAGATTATTTGCGTACCCATCACGTATCCGAACAAATTcccaaaatatcatttatatcctTGATTGGACTGACAGTAACCACAATGGGAAAATAGTAGCAATTGATAGAAGTGGTTTCCTGAAATTTACTTATTATGGTCCaaacagttttgaatttttccgTCCAACATCAATGGTTGTCACTCCAAGTGATAACATCGTGTTGTGTGACAAAGAAAACGACGCTTTACTTGCCTTAAATTCGAGAGGAACTCTAGTTGCAATTCAGATTGTTCATGAGATGAATATAAGAGATCCATGTGCACTGTGTATAGATAGTGAAGGATTTTTACTTATCGGCTGTGTCGAAAGCGGGAATGAGAGCGGGAAAATTCACGCTGTTAAGATGACAGAGAAACTATTTTGA
- the LOC134727698 gene encoding cytochrome P450 2F5-like, giving the protein MDCCSSNTYLVYGLIAILSYIIYNYIKGWQTGSKLPPGPPPCPIFGNKILFKKDPLGYKRLTELSKQYGSVYRLYCGSTIIVFLNGYDAIHEAFVKQAAVFTDRPQLFAPLIGVSKGTGITYNSDHNWKTLRRFTLQALRDFGVGKKSLEEQIVEEVDVVSDTLKASNGEPIRVKPLLLSAATNIICSVMFGERMSGSGPRFCIGEPLARMELFLFFANLLQQFSFTPTDENDLPSLDGIQALTLTALPYQLVANPR; this is encoded by the exons ATGGATTGTTGTTCATCAAATACTTATCTTGTTTATGGACTGATAGCTATACTGAGctacattatatataattacattaagGGATGGCAGACAGGGTCGAAATTGCCACCCGGGCCACCTCCTTGTCCTATATTTGGAAACAAAATACTGTTCAAAAAGGATCCACTGGGATATAAACGTTTGACCGAGTTATCTAAACAATATGGAAGTGTTTATCGTTTATACTGCGGTTCGACTATAATTGTGTTTCTAAACGGATATGATGCGATACATGAAGCGTTTGTTAAACAGGCAGCTGTATTTACAGACCGACCTCAACTGTTTGCTCCACTCATTGGTGTGTCTAAAGGAACAG GTATAACATACAACAGTGACCACAACTGGAAAACTCTACGACGTTTCACCCTTCAGGCATTGAGGGATTTTGGAGTGGGGAAGAAATCTTTGGAGGAACAAATTGTGGAAGAGGTTGATGTCGTCTCTGACACTTTAAAGGCCAGCAATGGGGAACCTATTCGAGTCAAACCTCTCCTCTTGTCAGCTGCCACCAATATTATTTGTAGTGTCATGTTTGGAGAGAG GATGAGTGGCTCTG GTCCAAGATTTTGTATTGGAGAGCCCCTTGCAAGAATGGAACTGTTTTTATTCTTCGCCAACCTATTACAACAGTTCTCATTTACCCCTACAGATGAGAATGATCTCCCTTCACTTGATGGTATTCAAGCTTTAACATTGACTGCCTTGCCTTACCAACTGGTGGCAAATCCTAGATAA